The segment ACGCAGCGCGGCCACCCGTTTCTCGTCGACCGGCTTGCTCACGTCGCCGCCGCGCTTCACCGACGTCCCGACAATGAATCCGTCCGCGAACTCCAGATAATCGCCGACATTTCCCGCGGTGACGCCGCTACCCAGGAGGATCGGCGTTGTCGGGCAGGCCGCGCGCACCCGGCGCACGTCCGCGGCGTCGGTCGCGACGCCCGTGCCCGTGCCCGAGACGATCAAGGCATCGGCTAGGCCGCGTTCGACGGTATCTCGAGCCGCGATTTCAATCGGCAAGTCCCCCAGCGGACACGCGTGTTTCACGAGCACGTCGGCGTAGATCTCCGCCGCGGGAGCCAGCCGTTGCCTGAGCCGGATCGTCTCGAACGCGTTGCCCTCAATGAGTCCCTGATCGGTCACCATGGCTCCGGTGTGGACATTCACGCGAATAAACGCGCCCCCGCAGGCCGCGCACAGCGCCAGCGCCGCGGCCGCGTCGTTGCGCAGGACGTTGAATCCGACTGGCAGCCGGACCGTTGCCTTCACCGCCGCCCCCGCCACGGCCATTGCAGCGATCGTTTCCGGCGGAACCGCTCCCCGCGTGAACGGAATATCTCCGAAGTTTTCCACCACGAGGACGTCCGCCCCACCTCGCTCGTAAGCGAGGGCATCCGCGACCGCGGACTTCACGACCGGGGCGAAATCTCCACCCCACTGCGGCGACCCCGGAAGAGGCTTCAGATGAACCACGCCGATCATCGCCGCGCGGCCCGCCGGCAAAACCCCGGCGATGGATTGCTGATATCTTGCCATGTCTGCCGGCGAAGTTCCGGCCTTTCTCCGAAATTGGCAATTCGATCTTGCATTGGGAAGGGCGGTTGGCACCTTTCCAGCTTACATGCAGGGGATGTTTACCGATTACGAGGTCGGGGGGTTTTTCGACGAGATGTTCGACTCGGCCGGCAAGGTGCGCCCCCATTATGCAAAATTGCTCGAACGCTTCTCCGACATGGAGCCGGCGGAACTCGAACGAAAGAACGCCCTCGCGGCGAGTTCGTATCTGAGCCAGGGGATCACCTTCACCGTCTATAGCGGAGACGAAGGCACCGAGCGGATTTTCCCGTTCGACCTGATTCCGCGCATCGTTGCGGCCAAGGAATGGGAACACGTCGAACGCGGTCTCGTGCAGCGACTCACGGCGCTGAACATGTTCCTCCACGATGTCTATCATGACCAGCGCATCGTGAAGGAGGGCATCGTTCCCGACTACATCGTCAATGGCGCGAAGCATTTCCGACCGGAGTTCATGGGATTCGACGTGCCGAAGGATATTTATATCCACGTTTGCGGCACGGATCTCATTCGCGACGACAAGGGCAATTACCTCGTGCTCGAAGACAACGGTCGCTGCCCGTCCGGCGTCTCGTATCTCCTCGAGAATCGCCAGGCCATGAAACGGGTTTTCCCGGGCCTCTTCGCCAAGCACGGCGTGCGCCCGGTGGATCGCTATCCTCAGGAGCTACTCGCCGTGCTCCGGCACATCGCTCCCAACGACAACCCCGATCCGACCGTCGCGGTGCTGACTCCCGGCATCTACAATTCCGCGTATTTCGAGCATTCGTTCCTCGCCCGCGAGATGGGCATCGAGATCGTCACCGGCGCCGATCTGGTCGTGCAAAACCAGCGCGTCTATATGAAGACGACGAAGGGCCTCAAGCAGGTCGACGTCATCTATCGCCGCATCGACGACGACTTCCTCGATCCGCTCGTCTTTCGCAAGGACTCCGTCCTCGGTGTCCCCGGCCTCGTGGAAGCCTACCGGGCTGGCAATGTCGCCCTCGCGAACTCGATCGGCACCGGCGTTGCCGACGACAAGGCGACGTATTACTACGTGCCGGCGATGATCAAATTCTACCTCGGCGAGGAACCAATTCTCCCAAACGTGCAGACATTCCTTTCTGCCGTCGAATCCGACCGGAAATACATTCTCGAGAACATGGAGAATCTGGTCGTGAAATCCGCCAACGAAAGCGGCGGCTACGGCATGCTCATCGGGCCGCACGCCACCAAGGAACAGGTGGAGAAATTCCGACAGGCCGTCATCGCAGATCCGCGCGGTTACGTGGCGCAGCCGGTCATTAGTCTCTCGCGGTCGCCGTCCTTCTGCGAGGGCAACATCGAAGGCCGGCACATCGATCTCCGTCCCTACGTCCTCTGCGGCGAAAAGATATCCATCGTCCCCGGCGGACTCACCCGGGTGGCCATGAAAAAGGGCTCTCTCGTCGTGAACTCCTCCCAGGGCGGCGGCAGCAAAGACACCTGGGTCCTCGACGAGGAAGATGAGCCATCCG is part of the Chthoniobacterales bacterium genome and harbors:
- a CDS encoding BtpA/SgcQ family protein encodes the protein MARYQQSIAGVLPAGRAAMIGVVHLKPLPGSPQWGGDFAPVVKSAVADALAYERGGADVLVVENFGDIPFTRGAVPPETIAAMAVAGAAVKATVRLPVGFNVLRNDAAAALALCAACGGAFIRVNVHTGAMVTDQGLIEGNAFETIRLRQRLAPAAEIYADVLVKHACPLGDLPIEIAARDTVERGLADALIVSGTGTGVATDAADVRRVRAACPTTPILLGSGVTAGNVGDYLEFADGFIVGTSVKRGGDVSKPVDEKRVAALRRAMD
- a CDS encoding circularly permuted type 2 ATP-grasp protein: MSAGEVPAFLRNWQFDLALGRAVGTFPAYMQGMFTDYEVGGFFDEMFDSAGKVRPHYAKLLERFSDMEPAELERKNALAASSYLSQGITFTVYSGDEGTERIFPFDLIPRIVAAKEWEHVERGLVQRLTALNMFLHDVYHDQRIVKEGIVPDYIVNGAKHFRPEFMGFDVPKDIYIHVCGTDLIRDDKGNYLVLEDNGRCPSGVSYLLENRQAMKRVFPGLFAKHGVRPVDRYPQELLAVLRHIAPNDNPDPTVAVLTPGIYNSAYFEHSFLAREMGIEIVTGADLVVQNQRVYMKTTKGLKQVDVIYRRIDDDFLDPLVFRKDSVLGVPGLVEAYRAGNVALANSIGTGVADDKATYYYVPAMIKFYLGEEPILPNVQTFLSAVESDRKYILENMENLVVKSANESGGYGMLIGPHATKEQVEKFRQAVIADPRGYVAQPVISLSRSPSFCEGNIEGRHIDLRPYVLCGEKISIVPGGLTRVAMKKGSLVVNSSQGGGSKDTWVLDEEDEPSVAEPSQSQTQSSSSTLA